The Gloeomargarita sp. SKYB120 genome has a segment encoding these proteins:
- a CDS encoding DUF721 domain-containing protein — translation MGLAALGQILQRLEGGPTWERWRQWQALVHLWAEVVGPTIQQQTEPLYIRQAVLYVATRSPVWAQNLAFERQRLLQRLNALLPQPLQDIRFRPLLTPQGQPPAGRIFRGGTRTLASPCAPTPAYRRPPICSRCQRPAPLVELDRWGICSLCRAAELAPERLH, via the coding sequence ATGGGGTTAGCCGCGCTGGGCCAGATTTTGCAGCGGTTAGAGGGGGGGCCGACCTGGGAACGCTGGCGCCAGTGGCAAGCCTTGGTGCATCTGTGGGCGGAGGTGGTGGGACCTACTATTCAGCAGCAAACGGAACCGCTTTACATCCGGCAAGCAGTGTTGTACGTGGCGACCCGCTCGCCGGTCTGGGCGCAAAACCTGGCCTTTGAACGCCAGCGGTTGCTCCAGCGATTGAACGCTCTGTTACCCCAGCCCTTGCAGGATATCCGGTTTCGGCCCCTGCTGACGCCGCAGGGTCAACCACCCGCCGGTCGTATCTTTCGCGGTGGCACCCGTACCCTGGCGTCCCCCTGCGCGCCGACGCCAGCCTATCGGCGGCCGCCCATCTGTTCCCGCTGTCAGCGGCCAGCGCCCTTGGTGGAACTCGACCGCTGGGGGATATGTAGCCTATGCCGGGCGGCGGAATTGGCGCCTGAAAGGTTACACTAG
- a CDS encoding DUF3143 domain-containing protein has product MGRWPSPDTPLYNHSLTAIEEWLRALGAQQDEQERHRWFLQQRDWQAELSLEIEELRVRYRGAAGGRDVVRHFRYSLSRQEVETGILQGP; this is encoded by the coding sequence ATGGGCCGCTGGCCGAGTCCTGATACGCCGCTTTACAACCATTCGCTGACGGCGATTGAGGAGTGGTTGAGAGCGTTGGGCGCCCAGCAGGATGAGCAGGAGCGCCACCGCTGGTTCTTGCAACAGAGGGACTGGCAAGCGGAACTGTCTCTAGAAATTGAAGAGCTAAGGGTGCGCTATCGCGGGGCGGCGGGGGGGCGTGACGTGGTGCGGCATTTTCGCTATTCCCTGAGCCGCCAAGAAGTTGAGACAGGGATTCTCCAGGGGCCTTAG
- the pstC gene encoding phosphate ABC transporter permease subunit PstC codes for MTFVDQGFATYEQQHVRSRWVNRIMRGVTWAFASFSIVVTVGITLILVLESILFFRKLASEGHSWTQLFTETDWTPLFEPPRFGVIAIIMGTIITSVIAMIVALPVGLLSAIFLSEYAPTPVRAVLKPMLEILAGVPTVVYGFFALLVIGPALQKMIPNGEEVVAGLNATSAGFVMGIMIIPLVASLSEDALYAVPNLLREGAYSLGATKFETIFSVVIPSALSGIVSAFLLAISRAVGETMIVALAAGQNPALNLNPLQSVMTITAFIVQVSLGDTPTGTLSFYSIFFAGFILFLMTLVLNILADWFVRKYRIIY; via the coding sequence ATGACATTTGTTGATCAGGGGTTTGCCACTTACGAGCAACAGCATGTGCGGAGCCGCTGGGTCAACCGCATCATGCGAGGAGTGACTTGGGCCTTTGCTTCGTTTTCGATTGTGGTGACGGTGGGCATCACCCTGATTCTTGTTCTGGAAAGCATCCTATTCTTCCGGAAATTGGCGTCAGAGGGGCATTCCTGGACCCAATTGTTCACCGAAACTGACTGGACCCCTCTGTTTGAACCGCCGCGTTTTGGCGTGATTGCCATCATCATGGGGACCATCATCACGTCGGTCATCGCCATGATTGTGGCCTTGCCGGTGGGATTGCTGAGCGCCATTTTTTTGAGTGAGTATGCGCCGACGCCGGTGCGGGCGGTCTTGAAGCCGATGCTGGAGATCCTGGCGGGTGTGCCGACAGTGGTGTATGGCTTTTTCGCGCTGTTGGTGATTGGGCCGGCGCTGCAAAAGATGATTCCCAATGGCGAGGAGGTGGTGGCCGGGTTGAACGCCACAAGCGCCGGGTTTGTGATGGGCATTATGATCATTCCCCTGGTGGCCTCCCTAAGCGAAGATGCTCTCTACGCTGTACCGAATTTGCTGCGCGAGGGAGCCTACAGTTTGGGGGCGACCAAGTTTGAAACCATTTTCAGTGTGGTAATTCCGTCGGCGCTGTCGGGGATTGTTTCAGCGTTTTTGTTGGCTATATCACGAGCGGTGGGGGAGACCATGATTGTGGCGCTGGCGGCAGGACAAAACCCAGCGTTGAATCTGAATCCCCTGCAATCGGTGATGACGATTACGGCGTTTATTGTGCAGGTGAGTTTAGGGGACACGCCGACCGGCACCCTATCGTTCTACAGCATCTTTTTTGCCGGCTTTATCCTGTTTTTGATGACGCTGGTGCTCAATATCTTGGCAGACTGGTTTGTGCGCAAGTATCGCATCATTTACTAG
- a CDS encoding RNA-binding protein gives MTIYVGNLNYRVTKEDLRDVFAEYGDVKSVVLPMDRETGRMRGFAFVEMQADEQEDRAISELDGAEWMGRQLRVNKARPKDNRRDGRRSRV, from the coding sequence ATGACCATTTATGTGGGTAATTTGAACTATCGGGTCACCAAGGAGGACCTGCGCGACGTCTTTGCTGAGTACGGCGATGTCAAGAGCGTCGTTTTGCCGATGGACCGGGAAACGGGTCGGATGCGGGGGTTTGCCTTTGTGGAAATGCAAGCCGACGAGCAGGAGGACCGGGCCATCAGCGAACTCGATGGTGCCGAATGGATGGGGCGGCAGTTGCGGGTCAACAAGGCCCGTCCCAAGGACAACCGTCGGGATGGCCGCCGCTCACGGGTCTAG
- the pstA gene encoding phosphate ABC transporter permease PstA produces the protein MTVTLPPIEGNFRSNYESRKLWTNVFAVIAFLATIFGLFFLGLLLYDVFSQGLPYLNWKFLTTFPSRDPSEAGILSALVGSIWLMFLIPIFAFPLGIGAAIYMEEYADRDVWYNRMLEINTSNLAGVPSIIYGLLGLELYVRLLEPITKGRTLLAGALTLATLVLPVVIISTREAIRAVPREIREAAYGVGATMWQTIWYHVLPMAFPGILTGTILALARAIGETAPLITLGALTFIAFLPPWPVTTAVNEQGQVVIEKVSWGLGSFIQALQTPFTALPIQIFNWASRPQKEFHQVAAAGIIALLGLLVVMNSVAIVLRARFQQRR, from the coding sequence ATGACCGTTACCCTACCCCCAATTGAAGGCAATTTCCGGTCCAATTACGAGTCGCGTAAGCTCTGGACGAATGTTTTTGCCGTCATTGCCTTCCTGGCTACGATTTTTGGATTATTCTTTTTGGGCCTGTTGCTCTACGACGTGTTTAGCCAGGGGTTGCCCTATTTGAACTGGAAGTTTTTGACCACGTTCCCCTCACGGGACCCGTCAGAAGCTGGTATCCTGTCGGCGCTGGTAGGTTCGATTTGGTTAATGTTTTTGATCCCCATCTTTGCGTTTCCCCTGGGGATTGGCGCGGCGATTTATATGGAGGAGTACGCCGACCGGGATGTTTGGTACAACCGGATGTTAGAAATCAATACCTCCAACCTAGCGGGTGTGCCTTCCATCATCTATGGGTTGTTGGGGTTGGAGCTGTACGTGCGGCTTCTTGAGCCGATTACCAAGGGGCGGACGTTGCTGGCAGGGGCGCTAACGCTGGCGACGCTGGTGTTGCCGGTTGTCATTATTTCAACGCGCGAGGCTATCCGGGCGGTACCGCGAGAGATTCGAGAAGCTGCCTATGGGGTGGGCGCGACGATGTGGCAAACGATCTGGTATCACGTGTTGCCGATGGCGTTTCCTGGGATCCTGACGGGGACCATCCTGGCGCTGGCGCGGGCGATTGGGGAAACGGCACCGTTGATTACCCTGGGGGCGCTGACGTTTATTGCGTTTTTACCCCCCTGGCCGGTGACGACAGCCGTGAACGAGCAGGGACAGGTGGTTATCGAGAAAGTGTCCTGGGGATTAGGTTCGTTTATTCAGGCACTGCAAACGCCCTTTACCGCTTTGCCCATTCAAATCTTCAACTGGGCGAGTCGTCCCCAGAAGGAGTTTCACCAGGTGGCTGCCGCTGGCATCATTGCCCTGTTGGGATTGCTAGTGGTTATGAACAGCGTGGCCATTGTGTTGCGGGCGCGGTTCCAGCAACGGCGTTAA
- the rsfS gene encoding ribosome silencing factor, whose translation MTHERYSDPATQLALTIARAAEERKGQDILLLRVAEVSYLADYFVLVTGYSPAQVRAIARSIEEQAAQQCHRRPRHQEGSPEGGWVLQDYGDVIVHIFLPRERAFYDLERFWAHAERLAFAPVG comes from the coding sequence ATGACTCACGAGCGGTATTCAGACCCCGCCACTCAACTGGCACTGACCATTGCTCGGGCGGCAGAGGAGCGCAAAGGCCAAGATATTCTTCTCCTGCGGGTTGCTGAGGTTTCCTACCTTGCCGACTACTTTGTCCTGGTGACGGGCTATTCGCCAGCCCAAGTGCGGGCCATTGCTCGGTCCATTGAGGAACAGGCGGCCCAGCAGTGTCACAGGCGACCCCGCCATCAAGAGGGTTCCCCCGAGGGGGGCTGGGTGTTGCAGGACTACGGCGATGTGATTGTACATATCTTTCTACCCCGCGAGCGAGCCTTCTACGACCTGGAACGCTTCTGGGCCCATGCCGAACGGCTGGCCTTCGCGCCCGTCGGTTAA
- a CDS encoding PstS family phosphate ABC transporter substrate-binding protein gives MKTTTKLWALTTAATLTASLAGVTHVAAQTRPVIKADGSSTVFPITEAMAEEFQKVKRGQVQVTVGVSGTGGGFKKFCNGETDISNASRPISKREMEACRAKNISYIELPVAFDALTVVVNPKNNWVKQLTVQQLRTMWEPAAQGKIKSWNQIDPSFPNRPLRLFGPGTDSGTFDYFTEAIMGKAKQSRSDYTASEDDNVLVQGVATDVNALGYFGFAYYEENAKRLRAVPIVNSQGKAVMPSRKAVEDGSYNPLSRPIFIYVNAESIRRPEVREFVEFYMRNGTKLIPKTGYIPLPSRAYAANLDTIRRNRTGTVFGGESRVGLTIDELLKLERVN, from the coding sequence ATGAAAACAACGACAAAGCTGTGGGCCCTGACGACGGCGGCGACGTTGACAGCGAGTTTGGCCGGAGTGACCCACGTCGCAGCCCAAACGCGGCCAGTTATTAAAGCGGACGGTTCCAGCACAGTATTCCCCATCACAGAGGCGATGGCGGAAGAATTTCAAAAGGTGAAGCGGGGTCAAGTGCAGGTGACGGTGGGCGTTTCTGGAACTGGTGGTGGCTTCAAGAAGTTCTGCAACGGTGAGACGGACATTTCCAACGCATCGCGGCCTATTTCCAAGCGGGAAATGGAAGCCTGCCGAGCCAAGAACATCTCCTATATTGAGCTACCGGTGGCCTTTGACGCCTTGACGGTGGTGGTCAATCCTAAGAACAACTGGGTCAAGCAGTTGACGGTACAGCAGCTGCGGACCATGTGGGAGCCGGCGGCTCAGGGGAAGATCAAGAGCTGGAATCAGATTGACCCGAGTTTCCCCAACCGACCGCTGCGGCTGTTTGGACCTGGCACCGACTCGGGGACGTTCGACTACTTCACGGAAGCGATCATGGGCAAGGCCAAGCAAAGCCGGAGCGACTACACGGCCAGTGAAGATGACAACGTGCTGGTGCAAGGGGTGGCCACTGACGTGAACGCGTTGGGCTACTTTGGGTTTGCCTACTACGAAGAAAATGCCAAGCGCCTGAGAGCGGTGCCCATCGTTAATTCCCAAGGGAAAGCGGTTATGCCGAGCCGGAAGGCAGTGGAAGATGGCTCTTACAACCCCCTGTCGCGGCCTATCTTCATCTATGTGAATGCCGAATCTATCCGGCGGCCTGAGGTGCGGGAGTTTGTGGAGTTCTACATGCGCAATGGGACTAAGCTAATTCCCAAGACGGGTTACATTCCCTTGCCCAGTCGGGCTTATGCCGCTAACCTGGACACCATTCGGCGCAACCGCACAGGCACCGTGTTTGGTGGGGAAAGCCGGGTGGGCTTGACCATTGACGAGCTGCTGAAGCTAGAACGGGTGAACTAG
- a CDS encoding ATP-dependent Clp protease proteolytic subunit, with protein MVQSPYYGDYYYRTPPPDLPSLLLKERIIYLGMPIVYQVTELIIAQLLYLQYEDPEKPIYFYINSTGTSRFDGEPVAWETEGFAICDTMAYIKPPVHTICIGVAMGMAAVLLSAGTKGHRASLPNASIILRQSRSYTRGQASDIQIQAREVLHNREVMIDILAANTGQPRDKIAKDMSRTFYLTPYQAKEYGLIDRILEPTRKLPPALTQALSKS; from the coding sequence ATGGTTCAATCACCCTACTACGGCGATTACTACTACCGCACACCGCCGCCGGATTTGCCATCGCTGTTGCTGAAGGAGCGGATCATCTACCTGGGGATGCCCATCGTCTATCAGGTCACTGAGCTGATCATCGCCCAGTTGCTCTACCTGCAGTACGAAGACCCGGAAAAGCCGATTTACTTTTACATCAACTCGACTGGAACGTCTCGGTTTGACGGCGAGCCAGTGGCCTGGGAAACCGAGGGCTTTGCTATTTGCGACACGATGGCCTACATCAAACCGCCGGTGCATACCATCTGTATCGGCGTGGCGATGGGGATGGCGGCAGTGCTGTTGTCGGCGGGCACCAAAGGTCATCGGGCCAGCTTGCCCAATGCCTCGATCATCTTGCGCCAGAGTCGGAGTTACACGCGGGGCCAGGCATCGGACATCCAAATCCAGGCGCGGGAAGTGTTGCACAACCGCGAGGTGATGATAGACATCCTGGCGGCCAACACGGGACAACCGCGGGACAAAATCGCCAAGGACATGAGCCGCACCTTTTACCTGACCCCCTACCAGGCCAAGGAGTACGGGTTGATTGACCGGATTTTGGAGCCGACCCGCAAACTGCCGCCGGCGCTGACCCAAGCCCTGTCCAAGTCCTAG
- a CDS encoding ATP-dependent Clp protease proteolytic subunit, giving the protein MPLGIPKVPYRLPGEPYTQWIDIYNRLYRERIIFLGQEIDDEIANQIVAVMLYLDSEDPGKDIYLYINSPGGSVHAGLAIYDTMQHVKSDVVTICVGLAASMGAFLLAAGTKGKRLALPHSRIMIHQVSSGARGQASDIEIEAKEVLRIDHQLNLLLSHHTGQPLEKVQQDQKRDFYMSAQEALAYGIVDKVIEGKAP; this is encoded by the coding sequence ATGCCGCTGGGTATCCCGAAAGTTCCCTACCGTCTCCCCGGTGAACCCTACACCCAATGGATTGACATCTACAACCGGCTCTACCGAGAACGGATTATTTTTCTGGGGCAAGAAATTGACGACGAAATTGCCAACCAAATTGTGGCGGTGATGCTGTACCTGGACTCGGAGGACCCAGGCAAGGATATTTATCTGTACATCAATTCCCCAGGGGGTTCGGTCCACGCAGGGCTGGCGATTTACGACACGATGCAGCACGTGAAATCGGATGTGGTGACGATTTGCGTTGGGCTGGCAGCCTCGATGGGCGCGTTTTTGCTGGCGGCGGGCACCAAGGGGAAACGGCTGGCGCTGCCCCACTCGCGGATTATGATTCACCAGGTGTCCAGCGGCGCGCGGGGCCAGGCCTCGGACATCGAAATCGAGGCCAAGGAGGTGCTGCGCATTGACCACCAGCTCAACCTGCTCCTGTCGCATCACACAGGGCAACCCCTCGAGAAGGTGCAGCAGGACCAGAAACGGGACTTTTACATGTCCGCCCAGGAGGCCCTGGCTTACGGGATTGTGGACAAGGTGATTGAAGGGAAAGCGCCCTAG
- a CDS encoding DUF5340 domain-containing protein: MKSVILPAPIHYELLMQLLERHTLRALDHYPGHRQQLHDLLATLRKASVQQECLEEECRRAGFTVEYRWSIHQAESPTCLNPIPGRN, translated from the coding sequence ATGAAATCTGTCATCCTGCCCGCACCCATCCACTACGAGCTACTGATGCAGCTTTTGGAACGCCACACTCTTCGGGCCTTAGACCATTATCCCGGCCACCGCCAACAACTCCATGACCTACTGGCTACCCTGCGCAAGGCCAGCGTTCAACAGGAGTGCCTTGAGGAAGAATGCCGCCGCGCTGGCTTCACCGTTGAATACCGCTGGTCCATCCACCAGGCCGAATCACCCACCTGTCTCAACCCCATCCCGGGCCGGAACTAG
- a CDS encoding C40 family peptidase: MPYYRCRRALNLYDAPTGDRLATQAQAGRWLYPGERQGERLRVTLAEDDYVGWLDVADWDQVLVTPEPYDPPQLNRAAIVPRLPLVIAFAVQAMGQPHVYRWGGTVGPDFDCSGLVQTAFAQAGIWLPRDAYQQEAFIQPIPAEALAPGDLVFFGTAERATHVGIYLGQQQYIHCSGPDQGRNGIGVDSLGPDRGPIGETYRRQWRGAGRVIASYQPKTRYP, encoded by the coding sequence ATGCCCTACTACCGGTGCCGTAGGGCGCTCAATCTCTACGACGCACCCACCGGTGACCGGTTGGCCACCCAGGCGCAAGCGGGGCGATGGCTCTATCCGGGAGAACGCCAAGGCGAGCGGTTGCGGGTGACGCTGGCGGAGGATGATTACGTGGGCTGGCTGGACGTGGCGGACTGGGACCAGGTCCTGGTCACCCCCGAACCCTATGACCCACCGCAACTCAACCGCGCCGCTATTGTGCCGCGACTTCCCCTAGTGATTGCCTTTGCGGTGCAGGCGATGGGACAACCCCATGTCTATCGCTGGGGCGGCACGGTCGGACCAGATTTCGACTGCTCCGGTCTGGTGCAGACGGCTTTTGCCCAGGCGGGCATCTGGCTTCCCCGCGATGCCTACCAGCAGGAGGCCTTCATCCAGCCGATCCCCGCTGAAGCCCTCGCGCCGGGAGACTTGGTGTTTTTCGGAACGGCGGAGCGGGCCACCCATGTAGGGATTTATCTCGGCCAGCAGCAGTACATCCACTGTTCAGGTCCCGACCAGGGCCGCAACGGCATTGGCGTGGATTCCCTGGGACCTGACCGGGGACCCATTGGCGAAACCTATCGTCGGCAGTGGCGTGGGGCGGGGCGCGTTATCGCCTCCTACCAACCCAAAACCCGCTACCCCTGA
- a CDS encoding class I SAM-dependent methyltransferase has product MAAYWWGNAAKSWILQDLLARLGNQRPCVIFDYGCGDGGHWPHVLRDYPQIQWWGFEPHPQRRRQAEKRLAGLPARLVGWAELEQIHLQADFIVSFSVLEHVYDRRRYLQMAKRQLAPHGIFYLNYDDGHFRPHLEVQRLETWLPACRVALHNGLAPLLARLGYVAPFQQRVVQAEIDALLQELGWHIQTVFYSNLECLKRLDKTLPAAQKDQFMALWLDLEKRLNQEFRHAGPPIYGDNCNLWRVMPSRTLVLTHSPEPVTSSYGNGTLTG; this is encoded by the coding sequence ATGGCGGCCTACTGGTGGGGAAACGCGGCCAAATCCTGGATTTTGCAGGACTTGTTGGCGCGGCTAGGGAACCAGCGCCCCTGCGTCATTTTTGATTACGGCTGTGGCGATGGAGGTCACTGGCCGCACGTGCTGCGGGATTATCCCCAAATCCAGTGGTGGGGGTTTGAACCCCATCCCCAACGGCGGCGACAGGCGGAAAAACGGCTCGCGGGTTTGCCGGCCCGGCTGGTGGGTTGGGCGGAGTTGGAACAGATACACCTCCAAGCCGACTTCATCGTGAGTTTCAGCGTGTTGGAGCATGTGTACGACCGCCGCCGTTACCTCCAGATGGCCAAACGCCAACTGGCACCCCACGGCATTTTTTATCTCAATTACGACGACGGCCATTTCCGCCCCCACCTGGAGGTCCAGCGGTTAGAAACTTGGTTACCAGCCTGCCGGGTGGCCCTGCACAATGGGTTGGCCCCACTTCTTGCCCGCCTGGGGTATGTCGCGCCATTTCAGCAACGGGTCGTCCAGGCTGAGATTGACGCCCTGCTCCAGGAACTGGGGTGGCATATCCAAACCGTTTTCTACAGCAATTTGGAATGCCTCAAACGCCTAGACAAAACCCTGCCGGCTGCGCAGAAAGACCAGTTTATGGCGTTGTGGTTAGACCTGGAAAAACGGTTAAACCAGGAATTTCGACACGCCGGTCCCCCAATCTACGGAGACAACTGTAATTTGTGGCGGGTGATGCCCTCGCGCACCCTGGTGCTGACCCATTCCCCAGAGCCAGTGACCTCAAGCTACGGCAACGGCACGTTGACTGGTTGA
- a CDS encoding DnaJ domain-containing protein, giving the protein MTDSQLVQSYRRLGLAVGASLAEVKAAYRRLARQCHPDLHPDDQQSHERFIALHQAYRYLLDYLTRETSAASLRNSVRIEVQRPPTPPTSPPLTPEEQALKHKFQVQWRTLLEQGRFPRAVALLETLRQRFPQDPDIRTWEAYTYQRWGRALIDQGQWDKARGCLKTALRLDPHNGLLWQEVNREFIRLEQRMKV; this is encoded by the coding sequence ATGACGGACTCCCAACTGGTGCAGAGCTATCGCCGTTTGGGGTTGGCGGTGGGGGCGTCCCTGGCGGAGGTCAAAGCGGCCTACCGGCGTCTAGCGCGGCAATGCCACCCGGACCTACACCCCGACGACCAGCAAAGTCACGAACGATTTATTGCCCTGCACCAGGCGTACCGCTATCTGCTGGACTATTTGACCCGGGAGACGAGTGCTGCGTCCCTCAGAAACTCCGTGCGCATCGAAGTCCAGCGCCCACCCACACCCCCAACCAGTCCGCCGCTGACGCCCGAAGAGCAGGCCCTCAAACACAAGTTCCAGGTGCAGTGGCGAACACTACTGGAACAGGGACGGTTTCCGCGGGCGGTGGCCCTACTGGAGACCCTGCGACAACGGTTTCCCCAGGACCCAGACATCCGCACCTGGGAAGCCTATACCTATCAGCGCTGGGGTCGCGCTCTCATTGACCAGGGCCAGTGGGACAAAGCGCGGGGCTGCCTCAAAACAGCCTTGCGTCTCGACCCCCACAACGGTCTGCTCTGGCAAGAGGTAAACCGGGAATTTATCCGTCTGGAACAACGCATGAAGGTCTAA
- a CDS encoding NAD(P)H-quinone oxidoreductase subunit N codes for MSLAALNTVTIVPELVVVVTLTLVLLADLVSGRQAYRWTPYLAVAGLLGAVAALGWQWSLPETTGFAGSFQADRVGILFRGMIALSGAIGVLIAIRYVEEVGSALGEYITILLVATVGGMFLAGADELVMVFVSLETLGLASYLLAGYMKRDVRSNEAALKYLLIGATSSAIFLYGLSLLYGLSGGETQLGAIARQLVRQDLGQSLGVLVALVLVIAGVAFKLSAVPFHQWTPDVYEGSPTPVVAFLSVGSKAAGFALAIRLLVTAFPEATPQWRFVFEALAILSMVLGNVVALTQTSLKRLLAYSSIGQAGFLMIGLAIATPEGYASILFYTFIYLFTNLGAFACVILFSLRAGTDEINEYAGLYQKDPLLTLGLSLCLLSLGGIPPLSGFFGKLYIFWAGWQAGAYTLVFVGLVTSVISIYYYIRVVRMAVVKEPQEMSLAVQNYPAITWNYPGLPELRATLVTCVVVTAVAGLLANPLLTVANQAVNTTPFLQPALAQRIAQG; via the coding sequence ATGTCGTTGGCAGCCCTCAACACGGTGACGATTGTCCCCGAGCTAGTGGTAGTGGTGACGTTGACGCTGGTTCTCCTGGCGGATTTGGTCAGCGGACGCCAAGCTTACCGTTGGACGCCGTATCTGGCGGTCGCGGGACTGCTAGGGGCAGTGGCAGCCTTGGGCTGGCAGTGGTCGTTGCCCGAGACGACGGGTTTTGCCGGTAGTTTCCAGGCTGACCGAGTCGGCATCCTTTTTCGGGGGATGATCGCCCTGTCCGGCGCCATTGGGGTGCTGATTGCGATTCGCTATGTCGAGGAAGTGGGCAGCGCCCTAGGGGAATATATCACCATCCTGCTGGTGGCAACGGTGGGCGGGATGTTCCTGGCGGGAGCGGACGAGCTGGTGATGGTGTTTGTGTCCCTGGAGACCCTGGGGTTAGCGTCTTACCTGCTGGCGGGGTACATGAAGCGGGACGTGCGCTCGAATGAGGCGGCGCTAAAGTACTTGCTCATCGGGGCAACTAGCTCGGCGATTTTTCTGTACGGCCTGTCGCTGCTCTACGGCCTGTCAGGGGGAGAAACCCAGCTAGGTGCTATTGCGCGGCAATTGGTGCGCCAGGACCTCGGGCAATCGCTAGGTGTCCTGGTGGCGCTGGTATTGGTCATCGCAGGGGTTGCTTTTAAGTTGTCCGCAGTGCCATTTCACCAGTGGACGCCGGATGTGTACGAGGGGTCGCCGACGCCGGTGGTGGCGTTTTTATCGGTGGGGTCCAAGGCGGCGGGCTTTGCCCTGGCCATCCGGTTACTGGTGACGGCGTTTCCCGAGGCCACACCCCAGTGGCGGTTTGTGTTCGAGGCGCTGGCAATCCTGAGCATGGTGCTGGGGAATGTGGTGGCGTTGACGCAAACGAGTCTCAAGCGCCTGCTGGCCTATTCCTCCATCGGACAGGCGGGTTTTCTCATGATCGGGCTGGCGATTGCCACGCCTGAGGGGTACGCCAGCATCCTGTTCTACACCTTCATTTATCTGTTCACAAACCTGGGGGCGTTCGCCTGCGTGATCCTGTTTAGCCTGCGAGCGGGAACGGATGAAATCAATGAGTACGCTGGGTTGTACCAAAAAGACCCCCTGTTGACCCTAGGATTGAGCCTATGCCTGCTCTCTTTGGGCGGGATTCCTCCCCTGTCGGGCTTTTTCGGCAAGCTGTATATCTTCTGGGCGGGCTGGCAAGCGGGGGCCTATACCCTGGTGTTTGTTGGGCTGGTGACCAGCGTGATCTCCATTTACTACTACATTCGCGTGGTGCGGATGGCGGTGGTGAAAGAGCCCCAAGAGATGTCCCTGGCGGTGCAGAACTATCCGGCGATTACCTGGAACTATCCTGGTTTGCCGGAGCTGCGGGCGACGCTGGTGACCTGTGTGGTGGTGACGGCGGTGGCGGGACTTCTGGCCAATCCCCTGCTGACGGTCGCCAACCAGGCGGTGAACACGACACCCTTTTTACAACCGGCGCTTGCCCAGCGCATTGCTCAGGGGTAG